The following coding sequences lie in one Catharus ustulatus isolate bCatUst1 chromosome 5, bCatUst1.pri.v2, whole genome shotgun sequence genomic window:
- the QRFPR gene encoding pyroglutamylated RF-amide peptide receptor isoform X1, whose protein sequence is MRSLNITPEQFAQLLRDNNVTREQFIALYGLQPLVYIPELPGRTKVAFVLICVLIFALALFGNCLVLYVVTRSKAMRTVTNIFICSLALSDLFIAFFCVPFTMLQNISSNWLGGAFACKMVPFVQSTAIVTEILTMTCIAVERHQGIVHPLKMKWQYTNKRAFTMLGIVWLLALIVGSPMWYVQRLEVKYDFLYEKVHVCCLEEWASPIYQKIYTTFILVILFLLPLMLMLFLYTKIGYELWIKKRVGDASVLQTIHGSEMSKISRKKKRAIVMMVTVVFLFAVCWAPFHVIHMMMEYSNFEKEYDDVTIKMIFAIVQIIGFFNSICNPIVYAFMNENFKKNFLSALCFCIVKDSTSPGRQLGNSGITMRRKKPNASQRDAMDSDEGRREAFSDGNIEVKFCDQPASKRNLRRHLVLFSSELTVHSAVGNGQ, encoded by the exons ATGCGGTCCCTGAACATCACCCCGGAGCAGTTCGCGCAGCTCCTGCGGGACAACAACGTGACGCGGGAGCAGTTCATTGCTCTCTACGGGCTGCAGCCGCTGGTGTACATCCCGGAGCTGCCGGGGCGCACCAAGGTGGCCTTCGTCCTCATCTGCGTTCTCATCTTCGCCCTGGCGCTCTTCGGCAACTGCCTGGTGCTCTACGTGGTGACCCGCAGCAAAGCCATGAGGACCGTCACCAACATCTTCATCTGCTCCCTGGCGCTCAGCGACCTCTTCATCGCCTTCTTCTGCGTGCCCTTCACCATGCTGCAGAACATCTCCTCCAACTGGCTCGGCG GTGCCTTTGCTTGCAAGATGGTGCCATTTGTTCAGTCCACTGCTATTGTCACTGAGATTCTTACCATGACCTGCATTGCTGTGGAAAGACACCAGGGAATTGTGCATCCACTAAAAATGAAGTGGCAGTACACCAATAAAAGAGCTTTCACAATGCTTG GCATAGTCTGGTTGCTGGCTCTTATTGTTGGGTCACCCATGTGGTACGTGCAACGGCTTGAG GTTAAATATGACTTTCTGTATGAAAAAGTGCATGTTTGTTGCTTGGAAGAATGGGCCAGTCCCATTTATCAGAAGATCTATACGACCTTTATTCTTGTTATACTCTTCCTTCTTCCACTGATGCTGATGCTTTTTTTGTACACTAAAATTGGCTATGAACTCTGGATTAAGAAAAGAGTGGGAGATGCTTCAGTTCTTCAAACCATTCATGGGAGCGAAATGTCTAAAATATCAAG GAAGAAGAAGCGAGCAATTGTTATGATGGTGACAGTGGTGTTTCTCTTTGCAGTCTGTTGGGCCCCTTTCCACGTGATTCACATGATGATGGAATACA gtAATTTTGAGAAGGAGTATGATGATGTGACAATCAAAATGATCTTTGCAATTGTCCAGATCATAGGGTTCTTCAATTCTATTTGCAACCCTATTGTGTATGCTTTCATGAATGAGAACTTCAAGAAAAATTTTCTGTCTGCCCTCTGCTTCTGCATTGTGAAAGACAGCACATCCCCAGGCAGACAGCTTGGGAACTCAGGAATTACCATGAGGAGGAAAAAGCCAAATGCATCTCAGAGAGATGCCATGGATTCAGAtgaaggcaggagggaggcgTTCAGCGATGGCAACATCGAGGTCAAGTTCTGTGATCAGCCAGCTTCCAAAAGGAATTTGAGAAGGCACCTGGTCCTGTTCAGCTCTGAGCTGACTGTGCACTCTGCAGTAGGAAATGGACAGTAG
- the QRFPR gene encoding pyroglutamylated RF-amide peptide receptor isoform X2: protein MRSLNITPEQFAQLLRDNNVTREQFIALYGLQPLVYIPELPGRTKVAFVLICVLIFALALFGNCLVLYVVTRSKAMRTVTNIFICSLALSDLFIAFFCVPFTMLQNISSNWLGGAFACKMVPFVQSTAIVTEILTMTCIAVERHQGIVHPLKMKWQYTNKRAFTMLGIVWLLALIVGSPMWYVQRLEVKYDFLYEKVHVCCLEEWASPIYQKIYTTFILVILFLLPLMLMLFLYTKIGYELWIKKRVGDASVLQTIHGSEMSKISSLLGPFPRDSHDDGIQ, encoded by the exons ATGCGGTCCCTGAACATCACCCCGGAGCAGTTCGCGCAGCTCCTGCGGGACAACAACGTGACGCGGGAGCAGTTCATTGCTCTCTACGGGCTGCAGCCGCTGGTGTACATCCCGGAGCTGCCGGGGCGCACCAAGGTGGCCTTCGTCCTCATCTGCGTTCTCATCTTCGCCCTGGCGCTCTTCGGCAACTGCCTGGTGCTCTACGTGGTGACCCGCAGCAAAGCCATGAGGACCGTCACCAACATCTTCATCTGCTCCCTGGCGCTCAGCGACCTCTTCATCGCCTTCTTCTGCGTGCCCTTCACCATGCTGCAGAACATCTCCTCCAACTGGCTCGGCG GTGCCTTTGCTTGCAAGATGGTGCCATTTGTTCAGTCCACTGCTATTGTCACTGAGATTCTTACCATGACCTGCATTGCTGTGGAAAGACACCAGGGAATTGTGCATCCACTAAAAATGAAGTGGCAGTACACCAATAAAAGAGCTTTCACAATGCTTG GCATAGTCTGGTTGCTGGCTCTTATTGTTGGGTCACCCATGTGGTACGTGCAACGGCTTGAG GTTAAATATGACTTTCTGTATGAAAAAGTGCATGTTTGTTGCTTGGAAGAATGGGCCAGTCCCATTTATCAGAAGATCTATACGACCTTTATTCTTGTTATACTCTTCCTTCTTCCACTGATGCTGATGCTTTTTTTGTACACTAAAATTGGCTATGAACTCTGGATTAAGAAAAGAGTGGGAGATGCTTCAGTTCTTCAAACCATTCATGGGAGCGAAATGTCTAAAATATCAAG TCTGTTGGGCCCCTTTCCACGTGATTCACATGATGATGGAATACA gtAA